Below is a genomic region from Spartinivicinus marinus.
AGCCTCTTTACCCGACACTTTACGTATTGATTACTGGGGAGATACCTCATTTTACCTACAAGGTCGCCTCAATATGATGCTGGAAAACATGGGGGTGGGCGCACTGCTGGTCTTTCTAGTGCTTACCCTGTTTTTACGCATTCGTGTTGCCTTCTGGGTGGTGTTAGGTATCCCCATTAGCTTTTTAGGTGCAATCTGGCTGATGCCCATTGGCCCATTTCCCGTTTTTATTAATATTGTCAGCTTGTTTGCATTTATCCTGGTATTAGGGGTAGTAGTTGATGATGCCATTATTATTGGCGAAAGCGCTTACAGCGAAATCGTCAACCGTGGCCATAGTCATCAAAGTGTGGTGGCAGGTGTTCATCGGGTAGTGGTGCCTGCCACTTTTGGGGTGCTGACCACGATGGCAGCTTTTGCCCCTATTTTAACCGTGGGTGGTACAGCTGCACCTTTTTTTGAGTCCATTGCCGTCGTTGTAATGCTTTGTTTATTTTTCTCCCTCGTTGAGTCTAAGCTGATTTTGCCCGCCCATTTAGTACATATGAAATATGTCGCTAATCAACGCACTTGGCTAACTCGATTACAAGACTGGTTTGATAGCAAGCTACAAGGGTTTATCCAACGTTATTATCAGCCCTGGCTAACTAAAGCCCTAGCACATCGATATACAACCATTGCCATTTTTATCGGTATGTTAATTATTACCGTAGGTGTACTACAAGGGGGCATTGTTCGCTTTATATTTTTCCCCAATGTGCCTTCCGATTTTATTGAAGTCGCCTTAACCATGAACGAAGGCACCTCCAATGAAGCACGTAATAAAACACTACAACAGATTGAGCAGGCTCTGGCCACCATTGACCAAGACTATACACAAATCAATTCCAATCAACGCCTGGTCAAACATATGCTGACCTATACTGACGATGAACAGGAAGGTGATGTCATTGTAGAACTGACTAAATCAGAAACACGACAGTTAGATGCAAATGCTATCACCGAACAATGGCGAGAAGCAGTTGGCATATTACCTGGCGTTAAACAACTGAATTTTGATTCCAGCACCAATGCTGGTGGCGGTGCTCCCGTGTTTTATCAACTCTCCAGCCGTAATGAGACTGAATTAACCAATGCAGTCAACGAATTTAAAGCTCATTTAGCCAGTTATGAGGGTGTATTTGATATTGAAAGCAGCTATAGCTCACCACAGCCTGATCAGGTGTTAAGCCTACTACCGGAGGCCAGAGCTTTTCAGTTGCAATTAGCAGATATCGGTGGCCAACTTCGTCAGGGGGTGCATGGAGAAGAAGTGCAAAAATTCCAGCGCGACACATCAGAAGTCACGGTGGTTTTACGTTACCCTAAAGCAGATCGCTCTCATTTAGGTGATGTAGGTAATTTTAAAGCCCGAGTGGATGGTAGCAACAGCATGCCGTTGAATCAGGCTGTTAGCTGGACTGAGCAAGCGGCTCCCGCATCTATTCGTCGCCTTAATGGTAAAAATGTGGTGACAATCAGTGCTGATATTGACCCTGGCAAAATTGAGCCACAAACCGTCATTAAAGCGTTGGAAGAAACTTTTATTCCGCAACTAAAAACCCGTTATCCCTCCCTGTCAACAGAGCTGGAGGGAGCCAGTCTGGAAGAGCAGCAAACCAAACAAAAGATGATTACGGCGGCTTTGTTTGCTTTACTGTTAATTTATGCCTTAATTGCCATACCGCTTAAGTCGTATAGCCAGCCTCTGTTAATCATGGCCATTATTCCTTTTGGTCTGATTGGCGCAGTCGCCGGACACTGGCTATTTGATTTATCCCTGAGCATGATGTCAATTTATGGATTAATTGCACTGGCAGGCGTATTGGTTAATGACAGTTTAATTTTGGTGGACTTTATTAATCAATCCCTCAAGCAGGGAGAAACTGTATCCGAGGCCATTTTAAAATCAGGTAAGTCTCGCTTCAGGGCAATTATGCTGACGTCTGTCACAACCTTTTTAGGGTTAGTGCCTATCATCTTAGAACAAAGCTTACAGGCCCAGATTGTGATACCCATGGCTGTCGCTTTAGGCTTTGGAATTTTGTTTGCTACTGTCATCACCTTATTTTTAATTCCTGCTTTATATAGCATTTTTGTTGATATTCAACAATTGTTGAGTAAACTCACCCAAAAAAGTAATGACTCGCTCACTCAAAAACCTTCAATAAATTAACAACCTTCAAAAAACTGCTACTCGTTATTAGATAATGATTAAACTAACGAGTAGCAGGAATTTTTCATCAAATTTATAAAAATTGTGATAGCCAAGATAAAGTATACTTTACCCTTTCAATTACCAAATCTATACTGACTGCAACTGTCGGTGAAACAAGAAATTAATTTTTACCGACTATAATGACTATGATTGTGCTTTTCATTGCTATTCTATAGAGTGACATTTTGTCAGGCAGTCTCGCAGAATAGATTTTCAATCAAAAATATAGCCAAAGCGAGTGGTTTTTAGGGGGGCTAACCTAAACACAACAAACCACAAAAATCATTCGCGAAAGCTATAAATAAAGGGAATTAGACCATCAGGAGGGATCGATGAAATCCACCAAGCTAGTATCGCTTGTATCTTTTGCCGTTGTCGCAAGCGTTGCTTCCAATTCAATTTTAGCCGCCAGTCATGGCAAAGATGATGATATTGAACTTTATGGGGAGATAGAAGTTCGTTCAGTCAACCGAGAAGCGAAAGATTTAGATACCTTTGTTGATAAAGCGAGAATGGGGTTAAAAGGAGCTCATGTTCTTAATAATATGAGCGGCACAAAAGCCCGTTGGCAAATTGAATATAACTTACCTGTCAATAGTAATGCTCTTAGCTCAACAGACACTGGCAGTGTGAGTTTACGAAAAGCCAATGTCAGTCTACAAGGAGACTTTGGAGAGTTTATTTTTGGCCGGCAAAATAATATTCTAGCTGACACCAAAAAGATTGATACCTTTAAAAACGATTCAGGTACCTTCTTATTTACTCCTGACCGGGTAGGTAATGCAATCAGTTATGTTACGCCTACAATGGGTGGTTTTCATGGCTACATTCAACTAGCTACTGATACTCAACCTACAGTTGATAATGACAGTGAGGTTGATGCTACCATTTTTGGAATCAACTACTCAGATGATACTTTCTATTTTGGTATATCTCGCTTCGATTCCGATAATGAATACCCTGCCACCGAGTTAGGCGTCACTTCTCTTGGCTTCTCTGTCTCATTTGGTGATTTTAGTGTGTTTGGTACTTATCAAGATGAAGAGGATGATACTCAAACCTATGGTTTAGGTGTTGGATTAAGTATGAATGATTGGACTTTCAAAACAGGTGTTAATGGTTTTAAGTCTGATAATGATGGTCCTGCAAGCACTATTTTTAAAGGAAGCGTAGTAGCTCCTGATGGAAACGATGATGAAGGTAATGCAGTCTTCTTTCTTGCAGAATATGCTTTAGGTAAAGGTGTTTCTACTTTTGCTCAATATGTCTACTATGATGACGATGCAGAAGATGAAACCTTTGGTGGAAGTGCATTCTCAGTCGGGATTGCTGCTGACATCAGTCGTACACTAATGTAATAAATCTTTTACTTTTTAACAAAGCAACAAAACTGTGTTAGCAGCACTTTTAATAAAAGTGCTGCTAATTAAATTTACTTGGTTTTCATCCAGTACTTATCATCAATTGCTTTGGTTTCCTCACTTAAGTGAGGATTATCGATAGTAAATACCGTGCGCTGATCCATTTTTACTTTTTCAAAGGTACTTTTAACCAGCGGGTCATTCTCAAAGTATTTAAGAAATGAACCATCTTCATAGGCTTTTTTGAAACCGTTGGTTAAAGCATCGGCTAAAGGTTTGTGCTTATCAGCAGGAGATACAAAGAGAAACATAGGGAACTTGTACACCACCATTAATTTATCATCTACCACTAACTCAGGTAGTTTATCTACTCTACTGGCCACTTCGCTGTATGGTTCAATAACGGCTCGGGGAAATAATGGCGCACGACCACCATTCACTTGTTTAAAAATACTTTCAAAGCTGGAAATTTCTTTTACTTTAAAACCACCTGAGCGTAAGACATCCACATCAGCCCAGCCTTGGCCTTGTACCATCGTCAGTTTATCTAAATCAGCCTTGGTTTTGATATCTCCTAGTGTTGCTGCAGTCGTTTTATTGGTGATAAATATACGGTGCCCTAATAACCCACGAAATACTGGAAAACGGATAGGCACAAGCTTATCTTCTAATTGTTTACTAGCACCTAACCAATCGACACTTAACTCACCTTTTTGTAATAAATCGACTTTCCTATCTTGGGCATTCACCACCGATCGATAGGCTGTCATATTGGCAGTTTCACCAGATTTTTCTACTAAAAAGACAATTAGCCGGCTGGCATAAGCATCTAAATCAGAACCTTTGCGTAAAATCGGGTGGACAATATCAATTGCAGCAAATACGCTGGAGGAGCCTACCAGATACGCCAGAGTAAGGATAAAAATAGTCTTGAGTTTCATTTTTACTTCTCTTCTTGTTACTGCTTAATGAAAGGTCACGAAAATTCATAATAAGCCTAGTGCAAGACGACAAAAAATTCCAAACCCCTGATCAAGTTCCTTTTACCACCGGACTAGGATTATCGATGGGATGATCAGGAGGAATCACAAGCCACGCCTGCTACAACTACTGTCCTCGTCTGGACTGATCCACATAATACAACGCTTTATTAGCATGCTTGATACAGGACTGAAATTTTTCAACTGCCTGAGCTGTTTTTGCTAAAGAAAGCAGCCCCACTGCTTTAGAATAGCTTAAAGTACCTGCAAATCCTTCCGCTTTAGCTATATCCATTCGTTCCCAGGTAGTATTAACTAACGAGGCACATTGTTGACGATAATTATGCCGTGCAGAGCAGCTGGCAAGAAAGACTGATATGAGTAAAATAATGGCAACAATTGACTTATTTTTCATAGAATTCACTATTAAGAGTATAATGCTCAGGCCCATTGGTCAGTTTGTTCGCTTATGGTTATATTTTCAACCATCATTTTCAGATTTACTCCTATGTTGTCTAATTAATCAAACCATTAGTGATTTTCGGTAGGTGATATAGCATAAAGAGAAGTAATTGATCTACGACAATAGACTCATAAGTCAGAAAAATACCGAATATATTGTTTTCAGTCTTCGATTTAACCAACCTTTCATTGACTTTACTGTTGGTTGACCGCACACTTTTTGGCATCAAATAACAGTAAAAAACCTACTATCTATTTTTCTAAGGAAGTTTAATAAAAGTTAAGGTGTAACTCATGACAACCCCCACTTCAATTGCTGACTTATCTATTCATGCCGAATTAACACCTGCTTATAAAACCATTTTTACTGATGAAGCAATGGCGTTTATTAATGAGTTAGTCAAAGAATTTCAACCTCAGCTCAATGAGTTGTTAGCCGAACGGAAGCAGCGACAAGCGGCCTATGATAAAGGCGCTCTTCCTGATTTTTTAGTTGATACGGCTGAGGTTCGAAATAGCAACTGGAAAATTGCTGGCATACCTGCTGATTTACAAGACCGTCGGGTTGAAATCACTGGACCCGTTGATCGTAAAATGATTATCAATGCTCTCAATGCCAATGTTAAAGTGTTTATGGCAGACTTTGAAGATTCTCAGTCTCCCAGTTGGGAAGGTGTTGCCCAAGGCCAGGTTAACTTACGTGATGCCAATATTGGTACCATTGAATACACACACCCTACAACAGGTAAAGAGTATCGACTCAATGATAACCCCGCAGTGTTAATTTGCCGGGTACGTGGCTTGCATTTACCTGAAAAGCATATCACTTACCAAGGTACGCCAATTCCCGGTTGCTTATTAGATTTTGGCTTGTATTTCTATCACAATTATAAGACACGTTTAGCTAAAGGTTCAGGGGTTTATTACTATATTCCCAAGCTGCAAAGCCATCAGGAAGCCGCTTGGTGGTCAAAAGTCTTTAAGTTGACTGAACAAAAATTCAAGCTCGACTCCGGCACCATCAAAGCCACCGTTTTAATTGAAACCCTGCCTGCTGTATTTGAAATGGACGAAATTTTATATGCCTTAAAAGAGCATATTGCGGGTTTAAACTGTGGCCGCTGGGATTATATTTTTAGCTACATCAAAACCCTGAAAAACCACTCAGACAGGGTTTTACCTGATCGTCAGCAAGTCACCATGAATCAACCTTTCTTAAGTGCTTACTCGCGATTATTAATTAAAACGTGTCATAAACGTGGCGCAATGGCTATGGGTGGTATGGCAGCCTTTATTCCCAGCAAAGACCCTGCAATCAACGCACAGGTGATGGAAAAAGTAAACGCCGATAAAACCCTGGAGGCTAGTAATGGCCATGATGGTACTTGGGTAGCCCACCCAGGCTTAGCAGAGGCTGCATTGGCTGTATTTGATCAATACATTCCAACCAACAAAGCTAACCAGTTGCATGTTCTGCGTGAACAAGATGCAGCTATTACTGCTGCTGATTTACTAGCCCCCTGCCCTGGCGAACGGACTGATCAAGGCATGCGAAGTAATATTCGCGTTTCATTACAATATATTGAAGCTTGGATTAACGGTAATGGTTGTGTACCCATTTATGGGTTAATGGAAGATGCTGCTACCGCTGAGATATCCCGGACTTCGATTTGGCAATGGATTCAACATGAAAAGGCCTTGGATAATGGCCAGGTTGTCACTAAAGCGTTATTTAGGGAAATGCTTGACCAGGAGGCTGCTGTTGTACAACAGGAGGTAGGTGAAGAACGCTGGCAACAAGGTCGTTTTGAAGAAGCCAAAGCGATTTTGGATAAAATTACCACCAGTGATGAGTTGGTCGAGTTTTTAACATTACCCGCTTATAGTTATTTACCTTAAATATTGAAGTGTAAGGGCTAGATAAACGATACTGTCTTGTTTATCTAGCCCATCAGTTACGTTACTTCACCCTACCCGCCACTTCGACAATTAACCGTCGTAACCACTGATGTGCAGAGTTGTGCTGTAACAATGGGCTCCAGGCCATTTTTAGTTCAAAGGGCGGAATTTCAAACGGTGGCTGCTTAATGACGAGTTGATTATTTTTTTGCTGCAGCAATGCGGCTCTGGTTGGTAAGGTTGCTACTAAATCTTTTTCTTGGGCCAGTAAAGTAGCCACTTGATAATGTCGAGTAAATACACTGATATTGCGTTTTTTGCCCAGCTTAGTCAATGCTTCGTCTACCCAGCCCAGTCGTTGTACATCTTGTGGCGTAATACCGACTCCAACGCCCATACCTGTTTTACTGACCCAGATATGTTGCGCCTGTAAATAATTGGCTAAGGTAAAGTCGGCTAAGAGAGGGTTTTCAACACTGATCAAGCAAGAGAAAGTATCCCGCCAAATGGTGGTTTGATGAAAAGACTGTGGCATGTCATCAAACCGATTAATGGCCATATCCACTCGCCCCTGCTCTACATCTAAAAAACTGACATCACTGGGGGTGAGTACATCTAAAATGACAGTGGGTGCTTCGTGCCGCAAACGCTTTAACACCTCAGGAATCAGGGTGGATTCTGCATAGTCACTAGCCATAATCCGGAAAACCCGGTCACTATGTTTTGCATCAAAGGCTTTTTGTGGCTGTAATGCCTGCTCTATTTTGGCTAACACATCTCGTACGATAGGCTGCAAATCCTGGGCTCTTTCAGTCGCCGTCATACCCTCACTGGTACGAATTAACAAAGGGTCATCAAACAACTCCCGTAACCGCCTTAATCCATTACTCATTGCTGGCTGGGTGATCCCCAAATGAGCAGCCGCCTTAGTGACATTGCGTTCTCTGAGTAGTACATCAAGATAAACTAATAAGTTTAAATCCACTCTCGCTATATTCATTTTAAAAATACCGAAGATAAAAACTATAAACTTCCTAAATCATCTCACAATTCCTAGTATCTGTTCTAGCCTGAATATTTCATTAGATCACATCGTCTTTGATATCCAGTGAAATATTCAAGCTATAGCTTGTGCATGCACTACACTTGGCTAATCCAGCCCAATAAATACAAGATTGACAAACATACTTGGCGTAGCAACTACATCCTAACCAGTCCACAGGAGTCAAGGTAATGACTAGCTACATCCGCACCGAAGCAATCGCCCATATTGAACAAGATTGGCAACATAACCCCCGTTGGCAACAGGTAAAACGAGAATATACGGCAACAGAGGTAGTGCGCTTAAGAGGTTCAATAAAAATAGACTACACCTTTGCTAAACAAGGGGCTGAAAAATTATGGCAATTAATTCATGATCAATCAGGCAAAGGTTTTGTCAACAGTTTAGGGGCTTTAACTGGCGGTCAAGCAGTACAGCAGGTAAAAGCGGGGGTGAAAGCCATTTATTTATCCGGCTGGCAAGTGGCTGCTGACAACAATACGGCACTGACCATGTATCCGGATCAATCCTTATATCCTGTCAATTCTGTCCCCCACGTCGTTGAACGGATTAACAATGCTTTTTTACGTGCTGACCAAATTCAATGGCAAAAAAATATTAACCCAGACGATCCTAAATATATTGATTATTTTGCACCAATTGTTGCAGATGCCGAAGCGGGTTTTGGTGGTGTGTTAAATGCCTATGAATTGACAATGGCCATGATTAAAGCTGGTGCATCTGGCGTACATTTTGAGGATCAGCTGGCTGCTGTTAAAAAATGTGGTCACATGGGAGGAAAAGTATTAGTGCCCACCCGGGAAGCCATTCAAAAGCTGACGGCTGCTCGGTTGGCTGCAGATGTAGCCGGTACCCCTACTTTAATTATTGCCCGAACAGATGCTAATGCGGCAGATCTCATTACTTCGAATATTGATGAATATGATGCACCATTTATTATTAATGAGCGGACTAAAGAAGGCTTTTATCAAACCAAAGCGGGAATTGATCAAGCCATTGCCCGAGGGCAAGCCTACGCGCCTTATGCAGATTTATTATGGTGTGAAACGGCCACTCCAGACTTGCAAGAAGCCAAACAGTTTGCTGAGGCGATCCGCGATAAATATCCCAATCAACTATTGGCTTACAACTGTTCACCCAGCTTTAACTGGAAAAAACATTTAGATGACGCCACCATTGCAAAATTCCAGCGGGAATTATCAGCCATGGGCTATAAGTTCCAGTTTATTACTTTAGCTGGTATTCACTCCATGTGGCATGGCATGTTTGATTTAGCCCACGATTACGCCCGTAATGATATGGCTGCTTATGTAAAATTACAGGAAAAAGAATTTGCCGACGCTGAACGTGGCTACAGCTTTGTGGCCCACCAACAAGAAGTTGGCACAGGCTATTTTGATGACATGACAAATATTATCCAAGGGGGAGAGTCTTCGGTTACTGCATTAACGGGGTCTACTGAAGAAGCGCAGTTTTAATTAAAATGAGGTGTATAAAATACGCTTTTGAAATACCTAGTGGAGCATTAACCACTAGGTTTATACCTGAAATAGGCTTATACCTGAAATTGGTTCACTAATTTTGCCAATTGATTAGACAACGTTTGTTGCTTATTACATGCATCTGTTGTCTGTTGAGCATTTTGTGAGGTTTGGGCTGAAACATCACGAATATTAGTAATATTTTTATTAATTTCGTCTGTTACGGCCGCCTGTTCTTCTGCTGCGGTAGCAATTTGTGAGTTGAGGTCATTAATTTGTTCTACCGCTTGGGTGATGACTTCCAGTGAATCACCTGCTTTCATCGCCTGAGCTACTCCATCAGTCGCTCTATCTTTTCCTTCTTGCATAACAAGCACGGCTTTTTCAATACCATCTTGTAATCGTTCAATCGTTGTTCTGATTTCCTGAGTGGATTCTTGAGTTCGCTGGGCTAAAGTTCTTACCTCGTCGGCGACTACAGCAAAGCCCCGGCCAGCCTCACCTGCACGAGCAGCCTCAATAGCAGCATTTAAGGCTAATAAATTAGTTTGCTCCGATACGCCACGAATAACATCTAATACTGTTCCAATGCTGGCACTTTCTTTTGACACATGATTAATCGCTTCACCTGCGTTATCCACTTTTTCCGATAAAGACTCGATCACTTTAATGGTTTGCTCTACGACGTCATGGCCACTGGCAGCGGCATCACTCGCGTTGGAAGCTGCATCAGCAGCATGAGCAGCATTAGAAGCAACCTGTTGCACAGTAATAGACATTTGGTTAATTGCTGTTGCTACTTGATCAGTGGCCAACTGCTGTTGAGAAACACTGGTGTTGGTTTCTTGCATAATTTTAGTAGTCTTCTCAATAGCTTTATTTAAATCTAAACAAGCTGTACTGACTTTCGAAACAATACTTTGAAATTGAGCCATCATTTTATTAAATGCTTGGCCTGTTAACCCCAACTCATCTTTGCTGCTAACATTGACTCGATGAGTCAGATCAGACTTACTTTCCACATGCTCAACTGCACCACGCAATGACTCAATGGGCGTACAAATTGCGCGGCGTAAAGTCACGCTAAAAATAGCACAGAGTATGACGACACCCACGAGTATCCCTATTGACACCTTCTGCAACTGCTCGTTACTGCTCACCACCTCATTTGCTGCTTTTCTGACACCTTCTCCCGATTTAGTGACAGCCGCACCCGCTTGTTCAACTTTTTCACCAATTGCATTGGTTTCTTGTTGAACCTGCTGGCGTAAACCAATCAGCATTTGATCTACTTTGCCGCTGCTTTCTCGCACCTTAGTCACAAAGGAATTACCTAATACCCGGTTATTATCAACATAGGCGTCTACAGCCTCAATCATCTGCTCATATAGTTTATCTACTTCTGCGCTGATATTTTTGACGACATTAGGGTGTTTGATAGCCATCTGTTGAAGCTGTCCAGCCAGTTTTTCCTTTGCTTCTTCGGCACTACTCTCTGATTCATTCAACCAACTCACTGACAGGTCATAAAGCCAAAACCGCATATCAGCAAAACTTTTCATTGCTTCATTAACTAGCTTAAGCTCATCAATATTGGTTTTCTGCTGAGCCAGCAAATTATTTTGTTCTGCAACAAATTGAAATTGTTCATCAACACCTTCGCTTTGTTTCGAAATAATGTCTGCATCATGGCCAATCACTATCGACAAATAAGCGATTGCAAATGCCACCATTACCGCAAAAATAACACTGGTCAGCATGATCTTAGTGGCTATGGTTAAAGTAAACCCTCTCATCGTTTAAGCCATTTAGCTTTTTTGTAGCTACCTATCATTTCAGTTATTCATAAATAATTAAACTGATTGCTCCGCCAAGCTCTCCAAGCTTTCCTCCTTCTTTTTTCCCACCAGTAATGTCTTTTTCACCTTTAGGCTCACCATGGCAGCCTAAGCAAGATTCTGAATAATATTCAGGTAAAATATAGCGAAAGGCAGATTTACCTTTTACTGAAGCTTTTTCAAAAAAAGGTTTGCCTTTTTCATAGTCGGCACTGCGAAATTTTTTCTCAATGATCTGATGCTCCCATTTATCAGGACGATTAGCACGATTACGTACATAGTTTTTTGGTGCAGTCAACTTGATCTTTAATTTTCCTTCCATCTTATGGCTGAATTTTTCTGCAACCTGACGAGCAAAAATAGCAGGCAAAAACCCTTTAAAACCAACACCTTTCTCATTGATCCAATCTTGAGACTCTGTCATCACCTCATTGACGGCATCTAACATTGCTTGTTTGGCACCGTTTTTATCTTCGTTTAAATCAAGTGCTTTTCCAGCTGCTGCTTGATAGTTTTCTTTGGCTTTTTCAATCACCACTGCACCGGATAGTCCTTTATCACCTTTTGCTGCATCATTAATTAAGGCTTGATTAACAGAAATTACTTTCCGAGCAGAACGAAATAAGGTAGTTAGTTCACCACTGACCATGACCTCTTCTTCACTGGCCTGAATATTAGTACTAACCGTGGAGGCTAATATAGCCAGGCAAAGTAAATAATAAAAATAATGAGTTAAACTCACAGAAATTGAATAGTTCATTAAGGAAACCCTCGCTACAACAGTGACAACAGCTAATGACACTTATGCTATTGTTATAGTCTAGCCTGGATACCACAGAAAACTTCTATGTAGCCCATTAAAATCAGTGGTATTTACAATTGTTTAGTTGTTATAAATGATGCCCTAATTCTATTTTTTGACATATAGATAAAAAACTCAAACTAATCGGGATAATTCATCAATTTTTACTTTTTTGTAAACCTAACCAAGCGATACCACTCATCACTAATGCCATACCGACAGCATGATAAAACGTAAAGGGCTCGTTTAATACAACGATTGCTAAAAATGCTGTAATCAC
It encodes:
- a CDS encoding efflux RND transporter permease subunit yields the protein MLSNTPYKKGIIGWFAANSVAANLLMLFLIALGIGSAFTIKKQMFPDIKLDTIVVSVDYPGASPSEVAQSVTLRVESAVRAIAGIKKMDARVEQGYTVVILDIEKGFDINEKLDEVRTAVDSITSFPKAVEKPAIRKVTPKNRVIWVALFGDVSYSTLHQISLEVRDEIQALPEVSKANIFGARSAEIAIEITETQLQTYGLTFAAVAEAIRNSSVDIAGGTIKTKNGTIQLRAEGQAQSETEFRDIIIRANQDGSLLRLGDIATVTDGYEDTGIFSRFNQKMSIGLSVEAAGDDEMASSAAVKQYITQKQASLPDTLRIDYWGDTSFYLQGRLNMMLENMGVGALLVFLVLTLFLRIRVAFWVVLGIPISFLGAIWLMPIGPFPVFINIVSLFAFILVLGVVVDDAIIIGESAYSEIVNRGHSHQSVVAGVHRVVVPATFGVLTTMAAFAPILTVGGTAAPFFESIAVVVMLCLFFSLVESKLILPAHLVHMKYVANQRTWLTRLQDWFDSKLQGFIQRYYQPWLTKALAHRYTTIAIFIGMLIITVGVLQGGIVRFIFFPNVPSDFIEVALTMNEGTSNEARNKTLQQIEQALATIDQDYTQINSNQRLVKHMLTYTDDEQEGDVIVELTKSETRQLDANAITEQWREAVGILPGVKQLNFDSSTNAGGGAPVFYQLSSRNETELTNAVNEFKAHLASYEGVFDIESSYSSPQPDQVLSLLPEARAFQLQLADIGGQLRQGVHGEEVQKFQRDTSEVTVVLRYPKADRSHLGDVGNFKARVDGSNSMPLNQAVSWTEQAAPASIRRLNGKNVVTISADIDPGKIEPQTVIKALEETFIPQLKTRYPSLSTELEGASLEEQQTKQKMITAALFALLLIYALIAIPLKSYSQPLLIMAIIPFGLIGAVAGHWLFDLSLSMMSIYGLIALAGVLVNDSLILVDFINQSLKQGETVSEAILKSGKSRFRAIMLTSVTTFLGLVPIILEQSLQAQIVIPMAVALGFGILFATVITLFLIPALYSIFVDIQQLLSKLTQKSNDSLTQKPSIN
- a CDS encoding porin; amino-acid sequence: MKSTKLVSLVSFAVVASVASNSILAASHGKDDDIELYGEIEVRSVNREAKDLDTFVDKARMGLKGAHVLNNMSGTKARWQIEYNLPVNSNALSSTDTGSVSLRKANVSLQGDFGEFIFGRQNNILADTKKIDTFKNDSGTFLFTPDRVGNAISYVTPTMGGFHGYIQLATDTQPTVDNDSEVDATIFGINYSDDTFYFGISRFDSDNEYPATELGVTSLGFSVSFGDFSVFGTYQDEEDDTQTYGLGVGLSMNDWTFKTGVNGFKSDNDGPASTIFKGSVVAPDGNDDEGNAVFFLAEYALGKGVSTFAQYVYYDDDAEDETFGGSAFSVGIAADISRTLM
- the aceB gene encoding malate synthase A translates to MTTPTSIADLSIHAELTPAYKTIFTDEAMAFINELVKEFQPQLNELLAERKQRQAAYDKGALPDFLVDTAEVRNSNWKIAGIPADLQDRRVEITGPVDRKMIINALNANVKVFMADFEDSQSPSWEGVAQGQVNLRDANIGTIEYTHPTTGKEYRLNDNPAVLICRVRGLHLPEKHITYQGTPIPGCLLDFGLYFYHNYKTRLAKGSGVYYYIPKLQSHQEAAWWSKVFKLTEQKFKLDSGTIKATVLIETLPAVFEMDEILYALKEHIAGLNCGRWDYIFSYIKTLKNHSDRVLPDRQQVTMNQPFLSAYSRLLIKTCHKRGAMAMGGMAAFIPSKDPAINAQVMEKVNADKTLEASNGHDGTWVAHPGLAEAALAVFDQYIPTNKANQLHVLREQDAAITAADLLAPCPGERTDQGMRSNIRVSLQYIEAWINGNGCVPIYGLMEDAATAEISRTSIWQWIQHEKALDNGQVVTKALFREMLDQEAAVVQQEVGEERWQQGRFEEAKAILDKITTSDELVEFLTLPAYSYLP
- a CDS encoding LysR family transcriptional regulator codes for the protein MNIARVDLNLLVYLDVLLRERNVTKAAAHLGITQPAMSNGLRRLRELFDDPLLIRTSEGMTATERAQDLQPIVRDVLAKIEQALQPQKAFDAKHSDRVFRIMASDYAESTLIPEVLKRLRHEAPTVILDVLTPSDVSFLDVEQGRVDMAINRFDDMPQSFHQTTIWRDTFSCLISVENPLLADFTLANYLQAQHIWVSKTGMGVGVGITPQDVQRLGWVDEALTKLGKKRNISVFTRHYQVATLLAQEKDLVATLPTRAALLQQKNNQLVIKQPPFEIPPFELKMAWSPLLQHNSAHQWLRRLIVEVAGRVK
- the aceA gene encoding isocitrate lyase produces the protein MTSYIRTEAIAHIEQDWQHNPRWQQVKREYTATEVVRLRGSIKIDYTFAKQGAEKLWQLIHDQSGKGFVNSLGALTGGQAVQQVKAGVKAIYLSGWQVAADNNTALTMYPDQSLYPVNSVPHVVERINNAFLRADQIQWQKNINPDDPKYIDYFAPIVADAEAGFGGVLNAYELTMAMIKAGASGVHFEDQLAAVKKCGHMGGKVLVPTREAIQKLTAARLAADVAGTPTLIIARTDANAADLITSNIDEYDAPFIINERTKEGFYQTKAGIDQAIARGQAYAPYADLLWCETATPDLQEAKQFAEAIRDKYPNQLLAYNCSPSFNWKKHLDDATIAKFQRELSAMGYKFQFITLAGIHSMWHGMFDLAHDYARNDMAAYVKLQEKEFADAERGYSFVAHQQEVGTGYFDDMTNIIQGGESSVTALTGSTEEAQF
- a CDS encoding methyl-accepting chemotaxis protein — translated: MRGFTLTIATKIMLTSVIFAVMVAFAIAYLSIVIGHDADIISKQSEGVDEQFQFVAEQNNLLAQQKTNIDELKLVNEAMKSFADMRFWLYDLSVSWLNESESSAEEAKEKLAGQLQQMAIKHPNVVKNISAEVDKLYEQMIEAVDAYVDNNRVLGNSFVTKVRESSGKVDQMLIGLRQQVQQETNAIGEKVEQAGAAVTKSGEGVRKAANEVVSSNEQLQKVSIGILVGVVILCAIFSVTLRRAICTPIESLRGAVEHVESKSDLTHRVNVSSKDELGLTGQAFNKMMAQFQSIVSKVSTACLDLNKAIEKTTKIMQETNTSVSQQQLATDQVATAINQMSITVQQVASNAAHAADAASNASDAAASGHDVVEQTIKVIESLSEKVDNAGEAINHVSKESASIGTVLDVIRGVSEQTNLLALNAAIEAARAGEAGRGFAVVADEVRTLAQRTQESTQEIRTTIERLQDGIEKAVLVMQEGKDRATDGVAQAMKAGDSLEVITQAVEQINDLNSQIATAAEEQAAVTDEINKNITNIRDVSAQTSQNAQQTTDACNKQQTLSNQLAKLVNQFQV